One part of the Aurantibacillus circumpalustris genome encodes these proteins:
- a CDS encoding gliding motility-associated C-terminal domain-containing protein — MKTLYPFLLLFLTQINAQTCPVNCNGSFDNTSITTGVALVGTIPCWSTTATNGTMEVWGNGANGVSSYSGIQFVELNATMAATMFQTVTAVAGTPFSISFAHRGRAGIDTVQVSIGPFGGPYISLGKYGDGNTAWGTYTVTYTPPTNGLYEVRFTPVYWSGGNVAIGNFLDGVYVSTPVNLVIGATSSTICSGGSTTLTASGALSYTWIPISVNPTIVVSPTITTTYYLYGHSNACTDADSITIVVSSGAPVAIAGPTSVCVGSSATLTATGSTTYTWNTSANSSSIVVTPTSTTVYSVVGGTGNCSGSGTFVVTVVNYPVLSVSNVSICPGQVATLTASGAVTYTWNSPFATGANYTHNPLTTKQYTVIGSVSGCTAMTTASVILKPVPVPVISSNSPLCNAASLSLNGGGGVSYLWSGPFSFTSGIQNPLINPVGPNNSGVYTLVVTGANNCTVSANATVVVNSAPALVVVAGTVCAGETLSLSVNPLAGTTYTWTGPLNFNSNLQNVLFPNSTLQHSGIYTVIATGVNGCKISATATASVLPPPSPHISLNNQTICAQAFNGSPNGLTANFTGASLYTLSVPNYINSSNPSGPASILTMTAPYQPAGPVTVTLVGSNGACTVSVTSQFTIIPNPTVIISNPFPICVGQTYTYTASGADAYTWSAALPGSISSVSNNVAIVTPASTSSFSVIGTSLGCNSATNSSTLTVNVLPQFVVETNQAVVCLGSSAVLSTKGTGDNFIWFPSTALNSVAGSTVMFNPTVLQSHNYTVVASLNNCTNSAMVTLSVAPLPVPIITSIAQTVCVNNMITLQGSGGGDYQWNGPAGYIGNDQNMTFKVNSMNYSGIYTLTVIDLNKCKADATQPLALFNLPTGHFPADQLKGCAPYCSQLSFSVNSTSTPVNLMNWQVSTTSFTGSDFRHCFKEEGEHYIKGMLRDTNNCINQFTLIVNVFPKPSANFVFAPKTPIEMLDEVLFTNTSDGVELTNRDWYFTDNMGYRTTDEYVRYTYSNAGTYPVAMVIRNKWGCADTVVKEISVEPNFSIYVPNIFTPNEDGKNEVFLPIVRGANWYHLMVFNRWGEMLFESVDTNEGWDGSYKGQVCENGTYVWKITLFINGKGSEKSYSGHVSINR, encoded by the coding sequence ATGAAAACGTTATATCCTTTTTTACTTTTATTTCTAACGCAAATAAACGCTCAAACGTGTCCGGTTAACTGTAATGGAAGTTTCGATAATACGAGTATTACTACCGGTGTTGCGCTGGTTGGAACAATTCCGTGTTGGAGCACAACCGCTACTAACGGAACAATGGAAGTATGGGGGAATGGAGCTAACGGAGTTTCATCGTACAGTGGTATACAATTTGTGGAATTAAACGCAACCATGGCAGCAACCATGTTCCAAACCGTTACGGCGGTTGCCGGTACTCCATTCAGTATTAGCTTTGCCCACAGAGGCCGCGCAGGTATTGATACTGTGCAAGTTTCCATAGGCCCTTTTGGCGGACCATACATCTCTCTTGGCAAATATGGAGATGGTAACACGGCATGGGGAACTTATACAGTCACATACACACCTCCTACCAACGGATTATATGAAGTCAGGTTTACGCCAGTATACTGGAGCGGTGGGAACGTGGCGATTGGAAATTTTCTGGACGGAGTTTATGTGAGTACTCCCGTGAACCTAGTTATTGGAGCAACCTCTTCAACTATTTGCTCTGGAGGGAGTACTACGTTGACGGCTTCAGGCGCCCTCTCTTATACCTGGATCCCGATCTCAGTTAATCCTACCATTGTAGTTTCACCTACAATAACTACCACTTACTACCTTTATGGGCATTCTAATGCATGCACAGATGCCGATTCTATTACGATTGTAGTAAGTTCTGGGGCTCCTGTTGCTATAGCGGGACCAACTTCCGTATGCGTAGGTAGTTCTGCGACGCTAACAGCAACTGGCTCCACTACTTATACCTGGAATACATCCGCTAATTCATCGAGTATTGTTGTTACTCCAACCTCGACAACGGTATACTCGGTAGTCGGTGGAACAGGTAACTGCAGCGGAAGCGGGACTTTTGTTGTGACCGTTGTGAATTATCCTGTTTTAAGTGTCAGCAACGTTTCTATTTGTCCAGGTCAGGTTGCCACTTTAACGGCAAGCGGCGCGGTAACTTATACATGGAACAGCCCCTTCGCAACTGGCGCTAACTATACACATAATCCTTTAACTACTAAGCAATACACCGTGATCGGATCTGTATCCGGCTGCACAGCCATGACCACGGCCAGCGTAATTTTAAAACCTGTTCCTGTTCCAGTGATTTCCTCTAACAGCCCGCTTTGTAATGCTGCGAGCTTGTCGCTGAATGGTGGTGGTGGAGTCTCTTATTTATGGTCAGGACCTTTTAGTTTTACTTCTGGCATTCAAAATCCGCTTATCAATCCCGTCGGACCAAACAATTCAGGCGTTTACACATTGGTAGTTACAGGAGCAAACAACTGTACTGTTTCCGCAAATGCCACGGTTGTCGTTAATTCAGCGCCTGCGCTTGTGGTAGTTGCAGGAACAGTTTGTGCAGGCGAGACACTTAGTCTTAGTGTCAATCCTTTGGCAGGAACTACTTATACATGGACAGGCCCCCTAAATTTTAATTCCAACTTACAAAATGTGTTATTTCCAAATTCTACGCTTCAACACTCAGGCATCTATACGGTTATAGCAACGGGCGTGAACGGTTGCAAAATTTCTGCCACTGCCACTGCAAGCGTTCTCCCTCCGCCAAGTCCCCATATTTCATTAAACAACCAGACAATTTGTGCACAAGCGTTTAATGGATCACCTAACGGTCTTACTGCAAATTTTACAGGAGCAAGTCTTTACACATTAAGCGTTCCAAATTATATAAATAGCTCCAACCCTTCAGGACCAGCATCGATTTTGACCATGACAGCGCCATATCAGCCAGCTGGACCCGTCACCGTTACGCTCGTCGGTTCTAACGGAGCTTGTACTGTAAGTGTCACAAGCCAATTTACTATTATTCCAAATCCAACAGTGATTATCAGTAATCCATTTCCAATATGTGTTGGACAGACATATACGTACACTGCTTCCGGCGCTGACGCTTACACGTGGTCGGCCGCGCTTCCTGGAAGTATCAGTAGCGTAAGTAATAACGTAGCGATAGTAACTCCTGCAAGCACTTCTTCATTTTCAGTGATTGGTACAAGTTTAGGTTGTAACAGCGCTACTAATAGCAGTACACTAACGGTTAATGTGCTGCCGCAATTTGTCGTCGAAACGAATCAGGCCGTTGTATGTCTTGGAAGTTCTGCTGTATTATCAACAAAGGGAACAGGAGATAACTTTATCTGGTTCCCTTCAACAGCGCTCAATTCAGTGGCGGGCTCTACCGTTATGTTTAATCCTACCGTTTTACAAAGTCATAATTATACAGTAGTTGCAAGCTTAAACAATTGTACTAATTCAGCCATGGTTACCTTATCGGTTGCGCCATTGCCTGTACCTATCATTACTTCTATTGCGCAGACAGTTTGTGTGAACAATATGATAACTCTCCAAGGAAGTGGAGGCGGCGACTATCAATGGAATGGACCCGCAGGATATATCGGTAACGATCAGAATATGACTTTTAAGGTCAATTCAATGAATTATTCTGGTATATATACACTTACAGTTATTGATTTAAACAAGTGTAAAGCCGATGCCACGCAACCTCTGGCATTATTTAATCTGCCAACTGGTCACTTCCCTGCAGATCAGCTTAAAGGATGCGCCCCTTACTGTTCTCAACTTTCATTTTCAGTTAATTCAACATCGACTCCTGTAAATTTAATGAACTGGCAAGTAAGTACAACGTCTTTTACAGGTAGCGATTTTAGACATTGTTTTAAAGAAGAAGGAGAACATTATATTAAAGGAATGTTGAGAGACACAAACAATTGCATAAATCAGTTTACACTAATAGTAAATGTGTTTCCAAAACCTTCGGCTAATTTTGTTTTTGCTCCTAAAACCCCAATTGAAATGTTAGACGAGGTTCTTTTTACAAATACTTCTGACGGAGTTGAACTTACAAACAGAGATTGGTATTTTACAGACAATATGGGGTATCGCACTACCGACGAGTACGTACGGTACACCTATTCAAATGCTGGTACATATCCGGTGGCAATGGTTATTAGAAATAAGTGGGGTTGTGCCGATACAGTTGTAAAAGAGATTTCAGTGGAACCTAATTTTAGTATCTATGTACCAAATATTTTCACGCCAAACGAGGATGGAAAAAACGAAGTTTTTTTACCGATCGTACGCGGCGCTAACTGGTACCATCTAATGGTTTTTAATCGTTGGGGAGAGATGTTATTCGAAAGTGTTGATACAAATGAGGGCTGGGACGGAAGCTATAAAGGACAGGTGTGCGAAAATGGTACCTATGTTTGGAAAATCACGCTTTTCATAAATGGAAAAGGGAGTGAAAAATCCTATAGTGGACACGTGAGTATTAATAGATAA
- a CDS encoding tetratricopeptide repeat-containing sensor histidine kinase, giving the protein MNTRAQNDDSLVLALKKIPETKISAPDDTLALGLLYTLALRNIVPEKLDQYCFRLRRETEKKIVLLPRDHKLQTTLKKYLAFAYNHYGLVNRDKGDVVTALDYFHKSLKIYEELKLLNWVGVVYNNMANTYNDIGDLNKAIEYIRKGLTLINQYGEYEEIAVSTINLGYFHFLKNRIDTALFYYEIGLKKCIENNDLYTQTLAHERIGQVYAAKQQYDVAMHYYQKSLNLGEKFDRYKLVASVLNDIGDCYYFQNNYKEALNYSERSLKQSLELGNAVKIKNAAFSLKTIYEKLGNEKQALKMYELYIQMRDSTNNEITQRLALKKQMEFELEKKEITFKSEKERLEKLFDQKRKFYFILALILLVLIGILFLSFYLWYKFRKERQSNDLNIELKEQLKLEIKEKENIANSIIDIQEIERKKLAAELHDGVNQLLFAAKLQLGAAKSTAEVLHKEGIKLIEMAIQEIRGIAGNQGSFLLKDKSLSDALSDLIQQMNGTNNMEIIFLNYGINEILLDESHKINVLRTIQELLNNSIKHSKGINCYISAKTTDSKILFSVSDNGIGTDLKNIIYGNGLKNIKNKILLLKGKIRSFSLPNKGSKTFIVLPLNK; this is encoded by the coding sequence GTGAATACACGTGCTCAAAACGATGATTCGTTAGTTCTTGCTTTAAAGAAAATTCCGGAAACAAAAATAAGTGCGCCCGACGATACCCTTGCCCTTGGCTTATTATACACCTTAGCACTAAGAAACATTGTTCCAGAAAAATTGGATCAATATTGTTTTCGATTAAGAAGAGAAACCGAAAAAAAAATAGTCCTTTTACCAAGAGACCATAAACTACAAACCACATTAAAAAAATATTTGGCTTTTGCCTATAATCACTATGGTCTCGTTAACAGGGATAAAGGTGACGTGGTAACGGCACTTGATTATTTTCACAAGAGCCTTAAAATTTATGAAGAACTCAAACTTTTAAACTGGGTAGGCGTTGTGTATAACAACATGGCTAACACTTACAATGATATTGGTGATTTAAATAAAGCGATTGAATACATTCGAAAAGGACTTACACTTATTAATCAATATGGCGAATATGAAGAAATAGCGGTAAGTACAATAAACCTGGGTTATTTTCACTTTCTTAAAAACCGAATAGACACCGCTTTGTTTTATTACGAAATAGGTCTTAAAAAATGTATTGAAAATAATGATCTGTATACACAAACATTGGCACATGAACGTATAGGTCAAGTTTACGCTGCGAAACAGCAGTACGACGTTGCGATGCACTACTATCAAAAGAGTTTGAACCTTGGCGAAAAATTTGATCGCTACAAATTAGTAGCTTCTGTTTTAAATGACATTGGTGATTGTTATTATTTTCAAAACAACTACAAAGAGGCCTTAAACTATTCCGAAAGATCGTTAAAACAAAGTCTTGAATTGGGCAATGCAGTAAAAATTAAAAACGCAGCATTCAGCTTAAAAACTATTTACGAAAAACTTGGTAATGAAAAACAAGCCCTTAAAATGTATGAGTTGTATATTCAAATGAGGGATAGCACCAATAATGAGATTACACAAAGACTGGCCCTTAAAAAACAAATGGAGTTTGAGTTAGAGAAAAAAGAAATTACTTTTAAAAGTGAAAAAGAGCGATTAGAAAAACTTTTTGATCAAAAACGAAAATTTTATTTTATACTCGCGTTGATTCTCTTAGTCCTTATCGGGATTCTTTTTTTATCCTTTTATCTCTGGTATAAATTTCGAAAAGAAAGACAAAGTAATGATTTGAATATAGAATTAAAGGAACAATTAAAACTTGAGATAAAAGAAAAGGAAAACATAGCAAACTCTATTATTGATATTCAAGAAATAGAACGCAAAAAACTGGCCGCAGAGCTGCACGACGGGGTCAATCAACTCTTGTTTGCAGCAAAATTACAATTAGGTGCGGCAAAAAGCACAGCTGAAGTTTTACATAAGGAAGGCATTAAATTAATTGAAATGGCCATACAGGAAATACGAGGAATTGCTGGTAACCAAGGATCCTTTTTATTAAAAGATAAGTCCTTGTCAGATGCACTCAGCGACTTAATTCAGCAAATGAATGGAACCAATAATATGGAAATTATTTTCTTAAACTATGGTATTAATGAAATTCTTTTAGATGAAAGTCATAAAATAAATGTATTGCGGACCATACAAGAACTTTTGAATAACAGCATTAAGCATTCTAAAGGAATCAACTGTTACATCTCAGCTAAAACAACAGATTCTAAGATTTTATTTTCGGTAAGTGATAATGGTATTGGAACAGATTTAAAAAATATAATTTACGGAAACGGACTTAAAAACATTAAAAATAAAATATTATTACTAAAGGGAAAAATAAGGAGTTTTTCTCTGCCAAATAAGGGTTCAAAAACGTTTATTGTTTTACCGTTAAATAAATAA
- a CDS encoding response regulator transcription factor, which yields MIKILLVEDHKLVRQAWRNLLLTNNEIVIIGEAETGEEALAFVRGSIPDIILLDINLKGENGSVIIPTLCNILPHPKIIVVSMNTEYSFVKTMFKLGVLGYISKNASLEDMLTGIAEVAKGNKYLSHDLKQVFIDTSVEETEKPAITLKEVEIIRLIAQGFQNKEIASKLLISEKTVEGRKTSIYRKLQIKNNLGLLKYANDNGYV from the coding sequence ATGATAAAAATACTACTTGTTGAAGATCATAAATTAGTACGTCAGGCATGGCGTAATCTTTTGCTAACAAATAATGAAATTGTAATAATTGGTGAGGCTGAAACAGGAGAGGAAGCACTTGCTTTTGTGCGTGGTTCTATACCAGACATAATTCTTCTCGATATTAATCTAAAGGGTGAAAATGGTAGTGTTATTATTCCAACATTATGCAATATTTTACCACATCCTAAAATTATTGTTGTTTCAATGAATACAGAATATTCTTTTGTAAAAACTATGTTTAAACTCGGAGTGCTTGGTTATATTAGTAAAAATGCTTCGTTGGAAGATATGTTAACTGGCATTGCAGAAGTTGCTAAGGGGAACAAGTATTTGAGTCATGATCTTAAACAGGTGTTTATTGACACTTCTGTTGAAGAAACAGAGAAACCAGCGATCACACTTAAAGAAGTTGAAATTATTCGTTTAATTGCACAGGGATTTCAAAATAAAGAAATAGCTAGCAAATTATTGATTTCAGAAAAAACGGTTGAAGGAAGGAAGACAAGTATTTATCGTAAACTTCAAATTAAAAATAATTTAGGCTTACTGAAATATGCAAATGATAATGGGTATGTATAA
- a CDS encoding T9SS type A sorting domain-containing protein: MKKNLFLILLAIMTTPAVFGQCTFGSYPAAYIINPGWTNGSWLAQQFTLSSTATLTGLGLNSGASNNAQYRMAIYTDNAGFPGTLVSSTSQGTVTFGTNILPVQSNTVLPAGNYWIMANYNGVGPATYSSSGAATNMCFQPGSLSNPPATNSTWSTGPNYRVDYWAVINSPMVTVSGSSLSCSGSSVTLTAGGALSYSWSTTANANTISVAPTSNSSYTVAGINLYGCINYAIHSITVNPLPTVAITGLNTVCVGVSASQTVSGASTYSWTTGATTNTVLLSPNATSVYAVTGTDGNGCSSSVTKTIAVNALPTLVINGNNSTCVGSAISETVVGASTYSWNTGATTNTVVTSPSTNTILSVVGTDANGCSSTVTKSITVNALPNLTVSLSDPILCAGQEGTITVTGVTSCSWNTGATGTNFLHSPTTSVTYTVTGMDGNGCVNSANVSQTVGDCTGIENEELNPLSILVMPNPGHDLFVVKTNSGNLTFHIYNSVGMLIETINTKTKETQIDLSNQANGIYYLVGVYESGTVSKKIMKF, encoded by the coding sequence ATGAAAAAAAATTTATTCTTAATTCTCTTAGCTATTATGACCACACCTGCGGTGTTTGGTCAATGTACATTTGGAAGTTATCCGGCTGCTTATATTATTAATCCAGGCTGGACCAATGGCTCATGGCTTGCTCAACAATTCACTTTGTCAAGCACTGCAACTTTGACTGGTTTAGGACTTAATTCAGGAGCTAGTAATAACGCTCAGTATAGAATGGCTATTTATACTGATAATGCTGGATTTCCCGGTACCTTGGTATCATCTACTAGTCAAGGAACTGTTACGTTTGGAACAAATATTCTTCCGGTTCAAAGTAATACAGTTTTACCTGCTGGTAATTATTGGATAATGGCAAACTATAATGGTGTCGGCCCCGCGACCTATTCTAGTTCGGGTGCAGCTACAAATATGTGCTTTCAACCTGGATCACTTTCAAATCCACCGGCTACTAATTCAACTTGGTCAACTGGACCTAATTATAGAGTTGACTATTGGGCGGTTATTAATTCACCAATGGTAACCGTTAGTGGTTCTAGTCTCAGTTGTTCTGGATCTTCAGTAACACTTACCGCAGGCGGTGCACTCAGTTATAGCTGGAGCACAACAGCAAATGCTAATACAATAAGTGTGGCTCCAACCAGTAATTCAAGTTACACTGTTGCCGGAATAAATTTATATGGTTGTATAAATTATGCAATCCATAGCATCACGGTTAATCCTCTGCCAACAGTTGCTATAACGGGTCTTAATACCGTTTGTGTTGGAGTTTCGGCGAGTCAAACTGTTAGTGGTGCGTCTACTTATTCTTGGACAACGGGAGCTACCACTAACACTGTTCTGCTTTCTCCAAATGCAACTTCTGTATATGCAGTTACTGGAACTGATGGAAATGGTTGTTCTTCAAGTGTTACAAAAACAATTGCAGTTAATGCTCTGCCAACTTTAGTTATTAATGGGAACAATTCAACTTGTGTTGGATCAGCCATAAGTGAAACGGTAGTTGGTGCATCAACTTATTCTTGGAACACAGGTGCTACAACAAACACAGTAGTTACATCTCCTTCTACAAACACTATTTTAAGCGTTGTAGGAACAGATGCGAATGGATGTTCATCTACAGTAACAAAATCAATTACAGTAAACGCATTGCCTAATCTCACTGTATCATTATCAGACCCAATTTTATGTGCCGGTCAAGAAGGTACCATAACTGTTACTGGTGTTACATCATGCTCATGGAATACCGGCGCAACGGGTACAAACTTTTTGCATAGTCCAACAACTAGTGTAACTTATACGGTAACTGGAATGGATGGGAATGGTTGTGTTAATAGTGCGAATGTTTCGCAAACAGTTGGTGATTGCACAGGTATTGAAAATGAAGAGTTAAACCCACTTTCAATTCTTGTGATGCCAAATCCAGGGCATGATTTATTTGTTGTGAAAACGAATTCAGGAAATTTGACTTTTCATATTTATAATTCTGTAGGAATGCTGATAGAAACAATCAATACCAAAACAAAGGAAACTCAGATTGATCTTTCTAACCAAGCTAATGGTATTTATTACCTTGTTGGCGTTTATGAAAGCGGAACAGTAAGCAAAAAAATAATGAAGTTTTAA
- a CDS encoding DUF7793 family protein, translating to MNAGPSHHSIIELENVIITFRKENIIQVYFKNHLFSYSENVKIFHLIKDMSPWLIAPILICGEDYYNHDMKSKHFFASEELKKKFTAVAFFANNFAQKMVIQHFIQKHKPKTSTRFFYSEEEAIDWLVGFDASET from the coding sequence ATGAACGCAGGTCCTTCGCACCACTCTATCATAGAATTAGAAAATGTTATTATAACCTTTAGAAAAGAAAATATTATTCAAGTTTACTTTAAAAATCATTTATTTTCATATTCTGAAAATGTCAAAATTTTTCACTTGATAAAAGATATGTCTCCTTGGTTGATTGCTCCCATTTTAATTTGTGGCGAAGATTATTACAATCATGACATGAAATCGAAACATTTTTTTGCAAGTGAAGAACTCAAAAAGAAATTTACTGCCGTTGCTTTTTTCGCGAATAACTTTGCTCAAAAAATGGTTATTCAACATTTTATTCAGAAGCACAAACCTAAAACAAGCACGCGCTTTTTTTATAGTGAGGAAGAAGCAATCGATTGGTTGGTAGGTTTTGATGCGAGTGAAACCTGA